Within Romboutsia sp. CE17, the genomic segment ACTATATTAGACTTTGCAACTCAAAGTAAAGGTAAAAGCTTAAAAGAAGGTTTAGAAGAATGGCACCAAAAGGCTAAGGATAAGGCTTTTTGTGACTATGGATTCCATATGGCAATCACAGACTGGAGCGATTCAGTCTGTGATGAAATGGATGAAATGGTAGAGTTGGGAGTATCTTCATTTAAACTTTATATGGCATATAAAGGTAGCCTTCAAGTTGACGATAGTGTTATTTACAAAGCATTAGAAAAATCTAAAAGTATAGGCGGGATAATAGGTTTTCATTGTGAAAATGGGGATCTTGTATGTGAACTTATAGATAAACTTCTAAAAGAAAACAAAACATCCCCACAATACCACTGTGAATCAAGACCACCAATTTTAGAGTTAGAAGCTACTTCTAGGCTTATGAAAATAGCAGAAGTTACAAAAGCTAAAGTATGTGTAGTTCACTTAAGTTGTAAAGAATCATTAGAAGAAGTACTTAAAGCTAGACAAAGAGGAGTAGACGTAGTAGTTGAAACTTGTCCACAATATCTACTTTTAGATGAAGATAAGTATAAGCTAGAAGGGTTTGAAGGAGCGAAATATGTAATGTCTCCTCCACTTAGAAATGTGGAAAACAACTCAATATTGTGGAAAGCTTTACAAGAAAATCAAATTGATACTATAGGAACAGATCATTGTTCTTTTAATTATAAGGGTCAAAAAGAGCTTGGAATCAATGACTTTAGCAAGATACCAAATGGTTCACCTGGGGTAGAACATAGAATAGGACTTTTATACACATATGGAGTATCCACAAATAAGATTTCTATCAACAAGATGGTAGAGGTTTTATCTACAAATCCAGCAAAAATATATGGGCTTTATCCACAAAAAGGAACTATAGAAGTTGGAAGTGATGCCGATTTAGTTGTATTAAACCCTAACAAAACTAAGGTAATAAAAGCAAGTGAACAAGTTCAAAATGTGGATTATACGCCTTATGAGAATTATAGATTAAATTGCGAAATAGATAGAGTGTATTTAAGAGGAAATGAAGTTAGTAGAAATGGAAAAATAATTTGTGAATCACCAAAAGGAAAATACCTAAAAAGGTCATCTAATTAAGGGGGATAACTTATATGTTTGAGTTTACATTAAATAATAAAAAAGTTATTGCTAAAGAAAATAAAAAACTATTACCATTTTTAAGAGAAGATATGAATATAACTTCTGTAAAAAATGGTTGCTCAGAGGGTGCATGCGGAACTTGTATGGTGATAGTTGATGGTCAAGCGAAAAAAGCTTGTGTACTAACTACTGCAAAGTTAGTTGGTAAAAATATAATAACTATAGAAGGTTTGAGTGAAAGAGAAAGAGATGTTTATGCATATGCTTTTTCAAGCCAAGGTGCTGTTCAGTGTGGATTCTGTATTCCAGGAATGGTAATAAGCGCAAAAGCTTTACTTGATGTTAATAATGATCCTAGTGAAGATGAGATAAAGAAGGCTTTAAGAGGAAATATATG encodes:
- the hydA gene encoding dihydropyrimidinase, encoding MSLVLKGGRIVNDKITYFSDIKVEDGKIVEIGENLNTENCEVVDVKGSYIIPGGIDTHTHFDLDTGATITADDFATGTKAAIAGGTTTILDFATQSKGKSLKEGLEEWHQKAKDKAFCDYGFHMAITDWSDSVCDEMDEMVELGVSSFKLYMAYKGSLQVDDSVIYKALEKSKSIGGIIGFHCENGDLVCELIDKLLKENKTSPQYHCESRPPILELEATSRLMKIAEVTKAKVCVVHLSCKESLEEVLKARQRGVDVVVETCPQYLLLDEDKYKLEGFEGAKYVMSPPLRNVENNSILWKALQENQIDTIGTDHCSFNYKGQKELGINDFSKIPNGSPGVEHRIGLLYTYGVSTNKISINKMVEVLSTNPAKIYGLYPQKGTIEVGSDADLVVLNPNKTKVIKASEQVQNVDYTPYENYRLNCEIDRVYLRGNEVSRNGKIICESPKGKYLKRSSN